The genomic stretch AGTAAAGGATATCCTTTCAGTCATTGAAGAACAAGGCCTGAGTGTTGTACTTGCGTCCAATCCTCTTTGGCCGGAAAAGATACAGCTAATGCGGGCCTTATGGGCTGGACTTAATATTAAGAATTATGCATTTGTGTCTCATATAACAAATATGAATTATTGTAAACCCGATGTTCAATATTTCAGGCATATCTGCACAATGACTAATACTCCGCCAGATCAATGCCTTATGATTGGCAATGATGAAATTCAGGACATGGCTGCTGCAAGAATTGGGATGAAGACTTTTCTTGTTCTTGACGGTCGGGAGTTTAACGAAGAGTTCTTTCTGCAAAAAGACCATGAACAGGAAAGAGGCAACATTCCCGATCCGGATTTTTCAGGCAGCCTGAAAGATGCTGCTGAAGTAATAAATAAAATAAACAGCAAT from bacterium encodes the following:
- a CDS encoding HAD family hydrolase is translated as MLKTILFDIDNTLILFNEQKFMGTYLSAVYERFADMMPQKEFIERIITATKAVSKNRGELPNDQYFLKIFANGREWPYKDIWERFDKFYDTYFDSLKSMVKPAPGVKDILSVIEEQGLSVVLASNPLWPEKIQLMRALWAGLNIKNYAFVSHITNMNYCKPDVQYFRHICTMTNTPPDQCLMIGNDEIQDMAAARIGMKTFLVLDGREFNEEFFLQKDHEQERGNIPDPDFSGSLKDAAEVINKINSNM